GCTGGAGCGAGTTTGGTACAGCTTTACACGGGATTTATTTATGAAGGACCTGCGCTAATTCATGAGATCAACGCAAAGCTTCTTAAAAATTATAGCTCAGCGCCAAACCGTCTCCAGTAAAATTGAATTGATAGTAATTTTGAGATTTGGGCTCAAAGCTGTTTTCGGCTTGCACCCCTTTCTTCACTTTCTTGTTTCCGATAATTGCAAGCGGAACGGCTACTGCAACCAGTCCAATTCCTAATCCAACGAAAGTCCAGCCGGGTTTTTTACCTTTGAACTTTATCATTTGTCCCGTGTCTGCATTATAATAAATTCCCGAGTTTTTTTCTGAAAGTGCGTTTGGAAGTCCTGCGCCTATTAATATGCCTCCAGCAAAACCTATAATATTAGCGGTTGTTTTCAAACCGCGACCATCTTTGATATAACTTTTTGCAGCAGGATTCTGAAACTGTTGTTTGTATTCAGACATTTTATATTCAACACCGCTCACTTCAAATCTCCGTCCACTCTTAGACAAAGTAATTTGTTGGGAGAATGAAAAGCAGAATAATAAAATGGTAAATAAAATAGAGATTTTTTTCATTTAATTTTTTGACTAAAGTATTGAAAATTAAATGAAAAATTCCGTTACCGTATAAATTATCAATCCAACCAAACCACCCACAATAGTTCCGTTCACACGAATAAACTGTAAATCTTTTCCAACCTCCAACTCTAGTTTTGCGCTGAGTTCTTTGCCTTCCCAATTTCCCACCGTAGAACTTATTAAACCGCCGAATTGATGGGTGTTTTTCAGAATATATTTATAAGCTGTGGCACGAACCCAACCATCAATTTTATTCTGAAACTTTTCGTCGGTCTGTAGATTTTGAGAAAGTTCACTTAGATTTTTTTGAATGTAATTTTTTAAAGCAGAATGTTCCTCTTCGAGTTCTTTCGACAATGATTTTTTAATCGAATTCCAAATGTCAAGAGAATATTGTGTGATTTTGTCAGAGGTTAAAAAATCGTTTTTAATCGTGGCAAATTCTTGCATCCATTTTTCTTCAGTCTGAATTTCTTTTGAAAAAGAATAAAGTTTGTCCGTAATTTCCTTTCTTAAAGAATGATCTTCGTTCAGTTCAACTTCTTCAAAATATTTAGAAAGGCCATTTGTAATTTTGTCTGCAATGCTGTCGTCAACAAACTTCGGAATCAAAAAATAGCTTTCACTCTTCACCCTTTCCTTTACCATATCCTGATTGTTCAAAACATATTCTTTGATTTGTTTTGAAAGGTTAGTGATGAAGCGCTGATGGTCTTCTTTGTCTAAGATATAGTGGAGTCCATTGCCAATAATCTGGTTAATCTTTACATCATCGGTCATTTCTTTCGCCTTTTTACCAATGAAATTCACCACTTCCTTATCGTCTAATTTATTTAATATATCTAAAATGATATTGGAAAGTTCGCGCATTAAATTTTCCTGATTGTTTTTTTTTGCAAGCCAGTCGCCCACGAAATTTGAAATTTTAATTTTTTGAATATAGGGACGAATATTTTCAGGAGAGAGAAAATTTTCAACCACGAAGTTGCCAAGATTGTCTCCAATTCTTTCCTTGCTGTTTTCAATTAAATTGGTGTGTGGAATTCTAATGCCGAGTGGATAATGGAAAAGTGCCGTAACCGCAAACCAATCTGCTAATGCACCAACCATCGCAGCTTCGGAAAAGGCACGAATATAGCCGATCCAATGGGCAGGATTTTTCTTTTCTAATATGGTCATGAGTATAAAAACAAGTGCCATCAAAACAAAGAGTCCTGTGGCAAACATTTTATAGTTTCGTAATTGGATTTTTTTCTGTGCGTCGTTCATTAATTCAAATTTAAGGAATTAAATTTTTTAAGGTGTAAAATTTTAAAATTTATCTTTTTCAAACACAATTTCGATAAGCGCTATTTCTTGTAAGAAACGCGAAACAGAAATATTGAGAACGTGTTCCAGTCGTGGCAAACCTTTTGTTGCTCATAATCGTATTTTAAATTGTAAGGTTCATTCCTTTAAGTTTCATGTTTTATAATTGAAGGAAAAAGAACAGCAGAATTAACGTACTAAACAATTTAAAAATAATGAAACCAATAATTTTTATGCTATTCTGTCTATCCTTGCAGATGTGCTCACAAGTTAAGCAATCAGAAAAATCTAACCCGATTAAAAATTCAACTTCAATGGAAAATTCTACAACACCAAAAGAAAATCCTTATTATTCCAGAACCGACCGTACAAAACTCGATGTTCCAAATTCTGAATGGAAAAAAATCCTCTCTCCGGAAGTTTACGCAGTAGCGCGCGAAGCAGATACTGAAAGACCCGGCACCGGAAAATACAACCAGTTTGATGAATTGGGAGAATATTACTGCGTGGTCTGTGGGAATCATTTATTCCGGTCAGATGCTAAGTTTTCCTCAACCTGTGGTTGGCCAAGTTTTTTTGAAGCCGATAAAGAAGGGGTAATCTACAAGAGAGATTCCACCTACGGAATGGAACGAACAGAGGTCCTTTGTAAACGATGTGATTCACATTTAGGCCACGTTTTTAATGACGGACCGCCACCAACAGGAACGCGGTTCTGCATGAATTCAGTAAGTCTGGATTTTGAACCTGATTCGAAAACAACAGCAAGTAAATAATAAAAATGCAGCGAATTTAAACGCTGCATTTTTTTTATCAATATCTTTTAACTTTATGTTAAAGGTGCACCAACCTGCAAATCACATCGGTGATGAGCCTCGCCGTGTGGCGGATTAGTGGCAGGTTTTGGACCTACCGAAGTGGCAGGACTCAGAGAAGGTGAAATTGGGGTGGTATTGAATCCTGTGTTGGTCTGCATTTGTTGTGGAGCTGGTTGTGGTGCCATATTCTGTTCCGGCGCGCTGTCAATAGGCGCTCCTACCGGAATTTCACATCGGTGATATGGTTGCCCATGCTCAGGATTGAGCGCAGGTTTGTCGCTGGACGAATTTGCTGTGACCGCCGCAGGTGCTTCTGGATTTTGAACTTCAGAGACTGCGGTGCCATCTGTTGCAGGAACCGAATCCGAAATTGGTGCCGTGATATTTTTAGTTTCCTGAGTAGCTGTTTCCTTTTTATCACATGAATAAAGTAGAAAAGCGCTCGTTATCAATATTGGTAATATTCTCATGTTTTCTATTTTTTCAAAAGTAGGGAATTTTATTAAAAGGTAAAATCTAATCCCAAATATACATTTGCACCCATAATTGGGGCGTATACCATACTGGCATCAAAGTAATTTCCAAAAGGGTTTTCTACATCAATAATTGGATTGTTTTGCATATAACCCGTCAGGTTTTCTCCGCCTACATATACACGAATGTTTTTGTTAAAGGTTCTGGAAATCTGCGCATTGAGCGTTGCATAGCTTTTGGAATATTCCGGCAATCTATAGTTTTCCGGATTGAAATTAAGGTTAGGTAACTTCTGCTCTCCAATGAGCTGAAGTGTAGAATCAAAATTCCAGAAAGCACCTTTATTATTTTTATCCGTAGAATAGGAAGCGTTAAAGAATCCTCTGTTTTTAGCCATAAAAGGAATTTCTCTTTTTCCCCCGATAAAATTTGCCTGTACATCATAATATTTATAGGCCAAACGTAGTTCCAGATTTTTCGCCGGCGTAAAGTCCAGTTGCGTTTGAAGGCTGTTTGCAAATGATTTCCCGTCGAGATTGTAAAATACCAGTTTCTGTGGCGAAAGGTCCAAGTCCGCTAAAACCTGATCCTGGAAATCTGTTCTAAAGAAGTCGGCAACTAAAGTAGCTTTACGGTTAAAAAGTTTGAATTCCTGTTGAATACTTGCACCATAATTCCACGCAATTTCCGGCTTTAAATCATAAATTTTGCCTCCATTTCCTAGAATTTCGAGTTGTCGGTTGGAGGCAAAATATTGCTGACTTTCCGCAAAAACATTGGCTGTTCTGAAACCTCTTCCCGCGGAAAGACGAACAATTGTTTTTGGAGTTAAATCATATTTAAAATTCACTCTTGGTGTAAACTGCGTACCTGCCAAATTATGAAAATCTGTTCTCGCACCTGCAACCAAAGTATATTTTAAACCTGTCAAAGTATATTCGAAAAACACGCCCGGAACGGTCTCAGTTCTTTTATAATTTTGAGTCAGATAATCTTCGTCATATTGATCATATAAAAAGCTCGCTCCGGTTTTAAATTTATTGTTGGTATTGCCAATAATACTTTCAAATACCAAATTGGAATAGAAGGTATTCTGATTTCCCCAATAATTTCGCTGACCAAAAAAACTGTCTTGATGGTGCGTGGTAAACTGGTTCATCCAGCCGATACTTTGATAAGGTTTATCCTTAAACATATAGCCGGTTTTGTTCCAGATTTCAAAACGCGAAAGGTCGATTCCAACGCCGTAAGCA
This DNA window, taken from Kaistella carnis, encodes the following:
- the msrB gene encoding peptide-methionine (R)-S-oxide reductase MsrB, whose translation is MCSQVKQSEKSNPIKNSTSMENSTTPKENPYYSRTDRTKLDVPNSEWKKILSPEVYAVAREADTERPGTGKYNQFDELGEYYCVVCGNHLFRSDAKFSSTCGWPSFFEADKEGVIYKRDSTYGMERTEVLCKRCDSHLGHVFNDGPPPTGTRFCMNSVSLDFEPDSKTTASK
- a CDS encoding DUF445 domain-containing protein — encoded protein: MNDAQKKIQLRNYKMFATGLFVLMALVFILMTILEKKNPAHWIGYIRAFSEAAMVGALADWFAVTALFHYPLGIRIPHTNLIENSKERIGDNLGNFVVENFLSPENIRPYIQKIKISNFVGDWLAKKNNQENLMRELSNIILDILNKLDDKEVVNFIGKKAKEMTDDVKINQIIGNGLHYILDKEDHQRFITNLSKQIKEYVLNNQDMVKERVKSESYFLIPKFVDDSIADKITNGLSKYFEEVELNEDHSLRKEITDKLYSFSKEIQTEEKWMQEFATIKNDFLTSDKITQYSLDIWNSIKKSLSKELEEEHSALKNYIQKNLSELSQNLQTDEKFQNKIDGWVRATAYKYILKNTHQFGGLISSTVGNWEGKELSAKLELEVGKDLQFIRVNGTIVGGLVGLIIYTVTEFFI